The Kitasatospora sp. NBC_01287 genome contains a region encoding:
- a CDS encoding MFS transporter codes for MTTETVSDQGSVPRTSREPWALALTAIVGAEFMLQLDGTVVNVALPTLQHDLGVSVSTGTWVPNAFFLAFGGLLLFAGRLGDVLGHRRVFLSGIALVVAASLLAGLAPNLPVLLVGRALQGAGAAVAGPTGLALLAIVFEGERRQRAFGLYSTVTGLGASAGMLLGGLLTWAGDWRWSLLVNVPVGLAIIAVAVRALGTGPGETRARSLALPSAVLVTLAVATAVYGIVHAAGQGWGAVGSWLPLVASALLWAVLAAVDSRAADPLLPRQVFADRQRAGAFVNLLLLAAVLTGFLIYLVQYLQNVLGYNALESGLAILPFGAALLATTQLLTKHLAKLGLVTRALAGLVVILAGVAWLSGLGATSSYASGVLPQIILIGVGVGVAIIPINMIILTTVPPEYAGVTAGLLQTALTIGGSLGLAVLLFPLASGSGGLATHISSVFAWAAGITVLAILVSVAFWVRPKARDTGAAAG; via the coding sequence GTGACCACAGAAACCGTCTCCGACCAGGGCTCGGTCCCCAGGACGTCCAGGGAGCCCTGGGCCTTGGCGCTCACGGCGATCGTCGGGGCCGAGTTCATGCTCCAGCTCGACGGCACCGTGGTGAACGTCGCGCTGCCCACCCTCCAGCACGACCTGGGGGTCTCGGTCAGCACCGGCACCTGGGTGCCGAACGCGTTCTTCCTCGCCTTCGGCGGATTACTGCTCTTCGCCGGCCGGCTCGGTGACGTGCTCGGCCACCGCCGGGTCTTCCTCTCCGGGATCGCCCTGGTGGTGGCCGCCTCGCTGCTCGCGGGGCTGGCCCCGAACCTGCCGGTGCTGCTGGTCGGCCGGGCCCTGCAGGGCGCGGGCGCGGCGGTGGCCGGGCCGACCGGGCTCGCGCTGCTGGCGATCGTCTTCGAGGGCGAGCGCCGCCAGCGGGCCTTCGGCCTCTACTCCACCGTCACCGGCCTGGGTGCCTCCGCCGGCATGCTGCTGGGCGGCCTGCTCACCTGGGCGGGGGACTGGCGCTGGAGCCTGCTGGTGAACGTGCCGGTGGGGCTGGCGATCATCGCCGTGGCGGTGCGCGCGCTCGGGACCGGCCCCGGCGAGACCAGGGCCCGTTCGCTGGCCCTGCCCAGCGCCGTCCTGGTCACCCTCGCGGTCGCCACCGCCGTCTACGGCATCGTGCACGCCGCGGGCCAGGGCTGGGGCGCGGTCGGCAGCTGGCTGCCGCTGGTGGCCTCCGCGCTGCTCTGGGCGGTGCTCGCCGCGGTGGACTCGCGTGCCGCCGACCCGCTGCTGCCCCGTCAGGTCTTCGCCGACCGCCAGCGGGCCGGTGCCTTCGTCAACCTGCTGCTGCTGGCCGCGGTGCTCACCGGCTTCCTCATCTACCTGGTGCAGTACCTGCAGAACGTGCTGGGCTACAACGCGCTGGAGAGCGGCCTGGCGATCCTCCCGTTCGGCGCCGCGCTGCTGGCCACCACCCAGCTGCTCACCAAGCACCTGGCCAAGCTGGGCCTGGTGACCCGGGCGCTGGCCGGGCTCGTGGTCATCCTGGCGGGCGTGGCCTGGTTGAGCGGGCTCGGCGCCACCAGCTCCTACGCGAGCGGCGTGCTGCCGCAGATCATCCTGATCGGCGTCGGCGTGGGGGTGGCGATCATCCCGATCAACATGATCATCCTCACCACGGTTCCGCCCGAGTACGCCGGCGTCACCGCGGGCCTGCTGCAGACGGCGCTGACCATCGGCGGCTCGCTCGGGCTCGCCGTGCTCCTCTTCCCGCTGGCCTCGGGCAGCGGCGGCCTGGCCACCCACATCTCCTCCGTCTTCGCCTGGGCGGCGGGCATCACCGTGCTGGCGATCCTGGTCTCGGTGGCCTTCTGGGTCCGCCCCAAGGCACGGGACACCGGTGCCGCGGCCGGCTGA
- a CDS encoding helix-turn-helix domain-containing protein: MPPAAAAAQPYIARRPKRADGAKNYDAILAAARKAFEAHGSEAALEDVAGQAGVAIGTLYRHFPTRAALVEAATRDGLADLVAHAAQAGGEPDPLAALTAWMQRAVRHFSTFRGLVGILTQSMYDEGTPSHAACAAMHEGGAELLARAQAAGLVRPELTTDELFDLLSAVAWVRENASAERDGSSRLLENFLTGVVLPEPAA, translated from the coding sequence GTGCCGCCCGCAGCCGCAGCCGCGCAGCCCTACATCGCGCGGCGGCCGAAGCGGGCCGACGGCGCGAAGAACTACGACGCGATCCTCGCCGCGGCGCGCAAGGCCTTCGAGGCGCACGGCTCCGAGGCGGCCCTGGAGGACGTGGCCGGCCAGGCCGGGGTGGCGATCGGCACCCTGTACCGGCACTTCCCCACCCGCGCCGCACTGGTCGAGGCCGCCACCCGGGACGGCCTGGCCGACCTGGTCGCGCACGCCGCCCAAGCGGGCGGCGAACCCGACCCGCTGGCCGCGCTCACCGCCTGGATGCAGCGCGCCGTACGGCACTTCAGCACCTTCCGCGGGCTGGTCGGCATCCTGACCCAGAGCATGTACGACGAGGGGACCCCCTCCCACGCCGCCTGCGCCGCCATGCACGAGGGCGGCGCCGAACTGCTCGCGCGCGCCCAGGCCGCCGGGCTGGTGCGGCCCGAGCTGACCACGGACGAGCTCTTCGACCTGCTCAGCGCCGTCGCCTGGGTGCGGGAGAACGCCTCCGCCGAGCGGGACGGCAGCAGCCGGCTGCTGGAGAACTTCCTGACCGGGGTGGTGCTGCCGGAACCCGCCGCCTGA
- a CDS encoding DUF397 domain-containing protein — protein sequence MHNGTTSPVPGQGAVGWHKSSYSNDPNNNCVEQGVSDNGEAVAVRDTKENGLGGVLRLRPAAWGAFVDAVKGGEFRAAP from the coding sequence ATGCACAACGGCACCACCAGCCCCGTCCCCGGTCAGGGCGCCGTGGGCTGGCACAAGTCCAGCTACAGCAATGACCCGAACAACAACTGTGTCGAGCAGGGCGTCTCCGACAACGGCGAGGCGGTCGCTGTCCGGGACACCAAGGAGAACGGCCTCGGCGGGGTGCTCCGCCTGCGACCGGCGGCGTGGGGCGCCTTCGTGGACGCCGTCAAGGGCGGGGAGTTCCGGGCGGCGCCGTAA
- a CDS encoding helix-turn-helix transcriptional regulator, protein MAPAKRTRSAPVDGSGPTFLGTLLGQLFRDIREENRATREDIAEILDVSVHAVARLETAENRGTVPQVHLLCSRFKVPAETAEYMESLARRAKQRGWWSEYDQLLGGPYSKIVAVENLVASSKTGQIRTWEPDIFPGLFQAPDYIRALFEQHELLAKSTGERPWAPVGGVPTLDEQVESRKRRALILDGENPPMVWAIIGEGAFRKQIGGPDVMRKQLQHLLELSQRRNITIQIMKDDAGYHPGVTGPFTHFIFSKAADHSVVYHEGPSSFGDNINMIARHDAVFRQLQATAISLVDARSYLLHALS, encoded by the coding sequence ATGGCACCAGCGAAGAGGACTCGATCAGCGCCCGTCGACGGCTCCGGCCCGACCTTCCTCGGAACACTGCTCGGGCAGCTGTTCCGTGACATCCGTGAGGAGAACAGGGCGACCCGGGAGGACATCGCCGAGATCCTCGACGTCTCCGTGCACGCAGTCGCCCGACTGGAGACCGCGGAGAATCGTGGCACCGTGCCGCAGGTGCACCTGTTGTGCAGCCGTTTCAAGGTGCCGGCCGAGACGGCCGAGTACATGGAGAGCCTGGCTCGGCGGGCGAAGCAGAGGGGCTGGTGGTCCGAATACGACCAGCTGCTGGGCGGCCCGTACTCGAAGATCGTCGCGGTCGAGAACCTGGTCGCCTCCTCGAAGACCGGCCAGATCCGCACCTGGGAGCCCGACATCTTTCCGGGCCTGTTCCAGGCGCCCGACTACATCCGCGCCTTGTTCGAGCAGCATGAACTCTTGGCGAAGAGTACTGGCGAGCGCCCCTGGGCGCCGGTCGGTGGCGTTCCAACACTGGACGAGCAGGTCGAGAGCCGAAAGCGGCGTGCGTTGATCCTGGACGGCGAGAACCCGCCCATGGTCTGGGCGATCATCGGGGAGGGTGCCTTCCGCAAACAGATCGGCGGCCCGGACGTCATGCGCAAGCAGCTCCAGCACCTGCTGGAGCTGTCCCAGCGCCGCAACATCACGATCCAGATCATGAAGGACGATGCGGGCTACCACCCGGGCGTCACCGGTCCGTTCACGCACTTCATCTTTTCCAAGGCTGCCGATCATTCGGTCGTGTACCACGAAGGTCCGAGCAGCTTCGGCGACAACATCAACATGATCGCCCGCCATGACGCCGTGTTCCGTCAGCTCCAAGCCACCGCGATCAGCCTGGTTGATGCCCGGTCATACTTGCTGCACGCCCTCTCGTAA
- a CDS encoding ATP-binding protein, whose translation MFETAHTPAVPDAPLRRHKPIRIRVQPTPEAVHVARRTFAKAVREAQLPLSSSRLADAVLCAAEVLANAERHTQRLCELTAYWTGSHLHVEVADSSPEVPEKLVPAPSSRSGRGLLMVHVYADRWGIRPPVSAKDGWTKAVWFEIGPEAPPEPLPGQVGGAC comes from the coding sequence ATGTTCGAGACAGCGCACACCCCTGCCGTCCCCGACGCACCGCTCCGCCGGCACAAGCCGATCCGCATCCGCGTCCAGCCGACGCCCGAGGCCGTCCACGTGGCCCGCCGCACCTTCGCCAAGGCCGTTCGTGAGGCTCAACTCCCCTTGTCTTCTTCCCGATTGGCCGATGCCGTGCTCTGCGCCGCCGAGGTCCTGGCCAACGCTGAGCGCCACACCCAGAGGCTCTGCGAGCTCACGGCGTACTGGACGGGCAGCCACCTGCACGTCGAGGTCGCCGATTCCAGTCCCGAGGTGCCCGAGAAGCTGGTCCCGGCACCGTCCTCCCGCTCCGGCCGGGGTCTGCTGATGGTCCACGTCTACGCGGACCGCTGGGGCATCCGTCCGCCGGTCAGTGCCAAGGACGGTTGGACAAAGGCCGTGTGGTTCGAGATCGGCCCTGAGGCACCGCCGGAGCCCTTGCCCGGGCAGGTCGGCGGTGCCTGCTGA
- a CDS encoding thymidylate synthase, with translation MVAPAVFPSFQHAYAAVLRHVSENYEFANSARGNDSHECIGASFRLTDPRRRALFLTARPVNPVYHYAEALWYLGGLRSLDLIGHYASRRRADSRDGTTIDGSAYGARIFAPRPDGVPSAFDQALELLWAEKDSKRAYLPVFESHDPDEIGSPDLPCLVGLHLLARDGHLHMVTYMRANDANRGLVCDVYSFTLIQEFAAALLGLRLGTYTHHVGSMHIGIRDLARVDKVLEETAADPESTPRFAAPVMPADTSWQHIRTVLEHEQLLRTNQVQYTPGDVAALDLPPYWQRVLLLFEAHRQVTHCPADPVDPVLAPSSSRA, from the coding sequence GTGGTCGCCCCCGCCGTGTTCCCCTCGTTCCAACACGCCTACGCCGCCGTCCTGCGGCACGTCAGCGAGAACTACGAGTTCGCCAACTCCGCTCGCGGGAACGACAGTCACGAGTGCATCGGTGCGAGCTTCCGTCTCACCGACCCCCGACGGCGGGCCCTGTTCCTGACGGCCCGGCCGGTCAACCCCGTCTACCACTACGCGGAGGCGCTCTGGTACCTGGGCGGCCTGCGGAGCCTGGACCTGATCGGGCACTACGCGTCCCGCCGTCGGGCCGACTCGCGCGATGGCACGACCATCGACGGCTCGGCCTACGGCGCGCGGATCTTCGCGCCCCGGCCGGACGGTGTCCCCTCGGCGTTCGACCAGGCGCTGGAGCTGCTGTGGGCGGAGAAGGACAGCAAGCGGGCCTACCTGCCGGTGTTCGAGAGCCACGACCCCGACGAGATCGGCAGCCCCGACCTGCCGTGCCTGGTCGGACTGCACCTGCTCGCCCGTGACGGGCACCTGCACATGGTCACCTACATGCGCGCCAACGACGCCAACCGCGGCCTGGTCTGCGACGTGTACTCCTTCACCCTGATCCAGGAGTTCGCCGCCGCCCTGCTCGGCCTGCGCCTGGGCACCTACACCCACCACGTGGGGTCGATGCACATCGGCATCCGGGACCTGGCGCGCGTGGACAAGGTGCTGGAGGAGACCGCGGCCGACCCCGAGAGCACGCCCCGCTTCGCGGCCCCCGTGATGCCCGCCGACACCTCCTGGCAGCACATCCGGACCGTCCTGGAGCACGAACAGCTCCTGCGCACCAATCAGGTCCAGTACACCCCCGGGGACGTCGCCGCACTGGACCTGCCGCCGTACTGGCAGCGGGTGCTGCTGCTCTTCGAGGCGCATCGGCAGGTAACCCACTGTCCGGCGGACCCTGTCGATCCGGTGCTCGCGCCATCATCGTCCAGGGCCTGA
- a CDS encoding 3'-5' exonuclease: MDYGTWPRVFVVDVEGNGAQPPDLVEVAAIPVVNGSPVPSSARSSLIRPPHPITPFAMRVHHITNQDVATAPTWQQVGAQVHADLEGAWIAAHNAHVDYGVLLRHIPQWRPAGVLDTLRLARATYPAASGYSLDALIELTGIDLAAVPGQRHRAGFDAHATALLLLDLAAHYDTWDALIAAAVPPGVPGAPLPATPSSEEQTLW, translated from the coding sequence ATGGACTACGGCACCTGGCCCCGAGTCTTCGTCGTGGACGTGGAGGGCAACGGCGCCCAGCCGCCGGACCTGGTCGAAGTCGCGGCCATCCCCGTGGTGAACGGGAGCCCGGTGCCGTCGTCCGCACGCTCCAGCCTGATCCGCCCGCCGCACCCCATCACGCCGTTCGCCATGCGGGTGCACCACATCACCAACCAGGACGTCGCCACGGCGCCGACCTGGCAGCAGGTCGGCGCGCAGGTGCACGCCGACCTGGAGGGCGCGTGGATCGCCGCGCACAACGCCCACGTGGACTACGGCGTTCTGCTGCGACACATCCCGCAGTGGCGACCGGCCGGAGTGCTGGACACCCTCCGGCTCGCCCGCGCGACCTACCCGGCGGCCAGCGGGTACAGCCTCGACGCGCTGATCGAGCTGACCGGCATCGACCTGGCCGCCGTCCCCGGCCAGCGCCACCGCGCAGGCTTCGACGCCCACGCCACCGCGCTGCTGCTGCTCGACCTCGCCGCGCACTACGACACCTGGGACGCCCTGATCGCCGCCGCCGTCCCGCCCGGGGTGCCCGGCGCCCCCCTGCCCGCTACCCCCAGCTCAGAGGAACAGACACTGTGGTGA
- a CDS encoding AAA family ATPase encodes MTPLRLYIAGTHSSGKTTLARRIEMELRATGITVVRTGGFAKRAAELGFPKMTRHTAQSTAWIINTTSAATLEAELTADVVIVDRTPYDALAYYLAALQHRGEHPDPEALSRLTGLAQLACPRPAVFLATVLDPALPVAVHPGKDPDRADTAFREAVDQQLHRALKAYHVPHIPVPGDGHAAAVEAAVETIASAWAAAA; translated from the coding sequence GTGACACCGCTTCGCCTCTACATCGCCGGAACGCACTCGTCCGGCAAGACCACCCTGGCCCGGCGCATCGAGATGGAGCTGCGCGCCACCGGCATCACCGTCGTGCGCACGGGCGGCTTCGCCAAGCGGGCCGCCGAACTCGGCTTCCCGAAGATGACGCGCCACACCGCCCAGTCCACCGCCTGGATCATCAACACCACCTCCGCCGCCACGCTGGAAGCCGAGCTCACCGCGGACGTCGTGATCGTGGACCGCACCCCGTACGACGCCCTCGCCTACTACCTGGCCGCACTCCAACACCGCGGCGAGCACCCCGACCCCGAGGCGCTCTCCCGCCTCACCGGCCTGGCGCAGCTGGCCTGCCCTCGCCCGGCGGTGTTCCTCGCCACCGTCCTCGACCCGGCGCTCCCGGTTGCCGTCCACCCGGGCAAGGACCCCGACCGGGCGGACACCGCGTTCCGCGAGGCCGTGGACCAGCAGCTGCACCGGGCACTGAAGGCCTACCACGTCCCGCACATCCCAGTGCCCGGCGACGGCCACGCAGCCGCAGTCGAAGCGGCGGTCGAGACGATCGCCTCCGCCTGGGCGGCTGCCGCGTGA
- a CDS encoding aldo/keto reductase: MKTITIAGKQVPRLGLGTMRLTGPGTWGGPADPTAAVTLLRTAVDDLGVLHVDTADAYGPHTVEELIRRALHPYPEQLLLATKVGMVRPGPNVWRPLGRPEYLRAAVEASLRRLNREHIDLCYLHRLDPTVPLADQVGELAALRREGKIGEIGLSKVTPEQIRETGTLVAVAAVQNCLNVAEPDDPALAYCQAHGIPYVPYRPLNAGRLPDPAKALRWLLDLGPQVAPIPGTADPSHLRALFAPATSEKSEESGRQS; the protein is encoded by the coding sequence GTGAAGACGATCACCATCGCGGGCAAGCAGGTCCCCCGCCTGGGCCTGGGCACCATGCGGCTGACCGGTCCTGGCACCTGGGGCGGCCCGGCCGACCCGACCGCCGCCGTCACGCTGCTCCGCACGGCCGTTGACGACCTCGGCGTCCTCCACGTCGACACCGCTGACGCCTACGGCCCGCACACCGTCGAGGAACTGATCCGCCGCGCGCTGCACCCCTACCCCGAGCAGCTGCTGCTCGCCACCAAGGTCGGCATGGTGCGGCCCGGGCCGAACGTCTGGCGTCCGCTGGGCCGCCCCGAGTACCTGCGCGCAGCCGTCGAAGCATCCCTTCGCCGCCTGAACCGCGAGCACATCGACCTGTGTTATCTGCACCGCCTGGACCCCACGGTGCCGTTGGCCGATCAGGTCGGGGAACTGGCCGCGCTCCGGAGGGAGGGGAAGATCGGCGAGATCGGCCTGTCCAAGGTCACTCCCGAGCAGATCCGGGAGACCGGCACCCTGGTGGCGGTCGCCGCCGTGCAGAACTGTCTGAACGTCGCCGAGCCAGACGACCCGGCCCTGGCGTACTGCCAAGCCCACGGCATCCCGTACGTGCCGTACCGGCCACTGAACGCCGGCAGGCTGCCCGACCCCGCGAAGGCGCTGCGGTGGCTACTGGACCTCGGTCCGCAGGTGGCACCGATCCCCGGCACCGCGGACCCCTCGCACCTGCGCGCGCTCTTCGCTCCCGCGACCTCGGAGAAGTCCGAGGAGAGCGGCCGACAGTCGTAG
- a CDS encoding NRDE family protein: MCTAFISIAPGSAVPVLLLAVRDEYTDRQWLPPGRHWASRPSVTGGLDLTAGGTWLAVTPGSAPGTEAVAACLLNGFGRSVPQQRLSRGGIPLIAAGGQVLTSSRMERYDPFHLILARPSGVRVISWSGSSMEEHELPAGLSVVLNDGLEGRTGGRTCSPHIRSTMSARASHFRARLQAAARPEPADGPPADAWGDWLPIACGDDLPLDDPAALIRRLRSPGGRVWGAVSISMVALAPTGVRYDFGAVVTSASSTRITLKPVLVSAFRSRYEERADLHQGLRQLACSVSCPRRLRRSC, translated from the coding sequence GTGTGCACGGCGTTCATCAGCATCGCCCCGGGCTCGGCGGTGCCGGTCCTGCTGCTCGCCGTCCGGGACGAGTACACCGACCGCCAGTGGCTCCCACCCGGCCGCCACTGGGCATCGCGGCCCTCCGTCACCGGCGGCCTGGACCTGACAGCGGGTGGAACCTGGCTCGCGGTCACCCCCGGGAGCGCTCCGGGGACCGAGGCGGTAGCAGCCTGCCTGCTCAACGGCTTCGGCCGGAGCGTTCCCCAGCAGCGGCTCTCCCGCGGCGGGATCCCGCTCATCGCCGCAGGCGGCCAGGTGCTCACCAGCAGTCGGATGGAGCGCTACGACCCGTTCCACCTGATCCTTGCTCGGCCCTCCGGGGTACGCGTGATCAGCTGGAGTGGAAGCAGCATGGAGGAGCATGAGCTTCCCGCTGGTCTGAGCGTCGTGCTCAACGATGGTCTGGAGGGCCGGACGGGCGGCCGCACCTGCTCGCCGCACATCCGCTCGACGATGTCCGCTCGCGCGTCGCACTTCCGGGCACGGCTGCAAGCCGCTGCGCGCCCGGAGCCCGCAGACGGACCGCCGGCTGACGCGTGGGGCGACTGGCTGCCGATCGCATGCGGTGACGACCTGCCGCTGGACGATCCGGCAGCCCTGATACGCCGCCTGAGGTCCCCGGGCGGACGTGTCTGGGGGGCCGTGTCGATCTCCATGGTGGCGCTCGCACCCACGGGGGTGCGGTACGACTTCGGCGCCGTGGTCACCAGCGCCTCGTCGACCCGGATCACCCTGAAGCCGGTGCTCGTCAGCGCCTTTCGGAGCCGCTACGAGGAACGTGCCGACCTCCACCAGGGTCTGCGCCAACTCGCCTGCAGCGTCAGCTGCCCGCGACGACTCCGAAGGTCATGCTGA
- a CDS encoding aldo/keto reductase: MTEQLTERPLPVRRIGPLTVGAQGLGCLGLSEFYGPVEERAAVAVIHRALELGATLLDTADVYGHGGNEQLIGRALSGRRREAAVIATKFGVVRPGEGVGTGIRADPAYVRESCEASLRRLGVEHLDLFQLTRADRSVPIEETAGALAELIAEGKIRAYGLSEVSSATLRRAHAVAPVAALQSEWSLWSRDLERETVAVCRELGVAILPYAPLGRGFLAGAVRSVEQLDADDFRRIGLPRFEAANLARNLPLVDRLARLADELGVTAAQLALAWLHHQGPDVIPIPGTKQPAHLAENTSAAHLRLSPAQLDAVALAVPAAEVRGERWNTASTAYLDG, encoded by the coding sequence ATGACGGAACAGCTGACGGAGCGCCCCCTGCCCGTCCGGCGGATCGGACCGCTCACCGTCGGGGCGCAGGGCCTGGGCTGCCTGGGCCTGTCCGAGTTCTACGGACCAGTCGAGGAGCGGGCGGCCGTGGCCGTCATCCACCGGGCGCTGGAGCTGGGCGCCACCCTGCTGGACACCGCCGACGTCTACGGGCACGGCGGCAACGAGCAGTTGATCGGGCGCGCGCTGAGCGGCCGGCGGCGCGAGGCGGCCGTGATCGCGACCAAGTTCGGAGTGGTGCGCCCGGGCGAGGGTGTGGGCACCGGCATCCGGGCGGACCCGGCCTACGTCCGGGAGAGCTGCGAGGCCTCGCTGCGCCGGCTCGGCGTGGAGCACCTCGACCTGTTCCAACTCACCCGCGCCGACCGCTCGGTGCCGATCGAGGAGACCGCGGGGGCGCTCGCCGAGCTGATCGCGGAGGGCAAGATCCGCGCGTACGGCCTGAGCGAGGTCTCCTCGGCGACGCTGCGGCGGGCCCACGCGGTCGCGCCGGTGGCCGCGCTGCAGAGCGAATGGTCGCTCTGGTCGCGCGACCTGGAGCGGGAGACCGTGGCCGTCTGCCGGGAGCTGGGCGTGGCGATCCTGCCCTACGCGCCGCTGGGGCGGGGCTTCCTGGCCGGGGCGGTCCGCTCGGTGGAGCAGCTCGACGCCGACGACTTCCGGCGGATCGGCCTGCCCAGGTTCGAGGCGGCCAACCTGGCCCGCAACCTCCCGCTGGTCGACCGGCTGGCCCGCCTCGCCGACGAACTCGGCGTGACCGCGGCCCAGTTGGCCCTGGCCTGGCTGCACCACCAGGGCCCGGACGTGATCCCGATCCCGGGCACCAAGCAGCCGGCGCACCTGGCCGAGAACACCTCGGCCGCGCACCTGCGGCTCAGCCCCGCCCAACTCGACGCGGTGGCACTGGCCGTGCCCGCCGCCGAGGTGCGCGGCGAGCGGTGGAACACGGCGAGCACGGCCTACCTCGACGGCTGA
- a CDS encoding acyltransferase — protein sequence MAAQDPGHSRLPSLTGLRFGAAFLVFLCHSFVLGYFDPRTEARLAPTAFAIGWLGVEFFFILSGFVLTWSAREEHGVRRFWRRRLAKIYPNHVVTWCAAILLALWAGQSVNLGNLLPSLFLVHTWYPRLNTIVTINVVTWSLSCELLFYLAFPLLHALIRRIPPARLWWTLAALAAVILVLPAVARAALPGTPRLPGQDMSLTQNWFLVSFPLIRALDFTLGIVMARIVREGRWIRLNPLVPVALLVAGFAVQLANYPGLYSLSAPVAVPLALLVPAVAAVDLRGGRSVFRSRALVWLGTISYASYLTHFLVLEFGHNALGATRSWSAPVAVAVLAGMFALTTVVAWALHTLVEVPAMRLLGGARADRRRPTGAPPVPAPAAALARE from the coding sequence ATGGCCGCCCAAGACCCGGGCCACTCCCGGCTGCCATCGCTGACCGGCCTGCGCTTCGGCGCGGCCTTCCTGGTCTTCCTCTGCCACTCCTTCGTCCTCGGCTACTTCGACCCGCGCACCGAGGCGCGGCTGGCGCCCACCGCCTTCGCGATCGGCTGGCTCGGGGTGGAGTTCTTCTTCATCCTGAGCGGCTTCGTGCTCACCTGGTCGGCGCGCGAGGAGCACGGCGTGCGGCGCTTCTGGCGCAGACGCCTGGCCAAGATCTACCCGAACCACGTGGTCACCTGGTGCGCGGCGATCCTGCTCGCGCTCTGGGCCGGCCAGTCGGTGAACCTGGGCAACCTGCTGCCCAGCCTCTTCCTGGTGCACACCTGGTACCCGCGGCTCAACACCATCGTCACGATCAACGTGGTCACCTGGTCGCTCTCCTGCGAGCTGCTCTTCTACCTGGCCTTCCCGCTGCTGCACGCCCTGATCCGGCGGATCCCGCCGGCGCGGCTGTGGTGGACCCTCGCCGCGCTGGCGGCGGTGATCCTGGTGCTGCCCGCCGTCGCGCGGGCCGCGCTGCCCGGCACGCCCAGGCTGCCGGGGCAGGACATGTCGCTCACCCAGAACTGGTTCCTGGTCTCCTTCCCGCTGATCCGGGCGCTGGACTTCACCCTGGGCATCGTGATGGCCCGGATCGTGCGCGAGGGGCGCTGGATCCGGCTCAACCCGCTGGTGCCGGTGGCGCTGCTGGTCGCCGGCTTCGCGGTGCAGCTCGCCAACTACCCCGGCCTGTACAGCCTGAGCGCCCCGGTCGCGGTGCCGCTCGCGCTGCTGGTCCCGGCGGTGGCGGCGGTGGACCTGCGCGGTGGTCGGTCGGTCTTCCGCAGCCGGGCGCTGGTCTGGCTCGGCACCATCTCCTACGCCTCCTACCTGACCCACTTCCTGGTCCTGGAGTTCGGGCACAACGCGCTCGGCGCCACCCGCAGTTGGAGCGCGCCGGTGGCCGTCGCGGTGCTGGCCGGCATGTTCGCGCTGACCACCGTGGTGGCGTGGGCGCTGCACACGCTGGTCGAGGTGCCCGCGATGCGGCTGCTCGGCGGCGCGCGCGCCGATCGCCGCCGGCCGACGGGGGCACCGCCCGTACCCGCGCCCGCCGCCGCCCTGGCGCGCGAGTGA
- a CDS encoding ferredoxin has product MVSAARVTADRERCISGGRCMATAGEVFDQDEEGIVVVLTPEPPADLHEAVREAAYLCPARAIRFTESTTAVPRP; this is encoded by the coding sequence CTGGTGAGCGCCGCACGGGTGACCGCGGACCGCGAACGCTGCATCAGCGGCGGGCGCTGCATGGCGACGGCGGGCGAGGTCTTCGACCAGGACGAGGAGGGCATCGTCGTCGTCCTCACCCCGGAGCCGCCCGCCGACCTGCACGAGGCGGTGCGCGAAGCCGCCTACCTCTGCCCGGCCCGGGCGATCCGGTTCACCGAGTCCACCACCGCCGTCCCCAGACCCTAG